The DNA window TTGGACTTCCAGATTCACCGCTAGAGGATTTCGGTGGTATGGATGGAGGGCAGTTTATTGTAGTTCTCCTAGGAGGTATTGCAGGTCTTATCTTAATTAAGTTTGCAGCTACATGGTTTGTGCAGCTTCTAGAAAAACGTCCAGCATTGGAAACAACGGCATATGCAATTGTTGCTTGGGTAGGTGTCAAACTCGCGGTCATTACCCTTGCCCATGAGGATATTGGTGTATTAGATCATCATTTTCCACACAGTACAGCTTGGACCCTAATCTTCTATGGAGTACTAGTAAGTATTGCTTTAATCGGCTGGTTTGCACCAACCAAAAAATCAAAATAGGGACCAGGGGACAGGTTTCGGTATCCCACCAAATGAAAACGGGAGAGAACCTGTCCCTTTTGGATTATTTATTACTTTTGCTCTTTTGCAACCTCATTTGCAAAGTGTCCAAGAACTCCTTCAGAGTAACTTCAAATCACTTCTGGTGCAATAGAGGTTAAAGCTCTCGTTAAGTATTCAGGCGAAAACTGCTTACTATCACATTCATTTTCAATCCTGATATCATTTTGATTCCAATGAGTCATCATTGCAGTACCTAATTTGCCGATTCCTACTAACCCTTCTTTCGGTTGTTTCATGATATGCACCTCGTTTCAAACAAAGTTTCCTTGCAATAATTTTATCAAAAGTTCAAGAATTACTTCCTAACAATTGCCTATGTCCCCTTCAATTGGTACATTACCCTTATCAAGTAAAAAGTGAAAAAGGAGATATTATGATTAACAAAATTGGAAAAATCACTGTATATGTCCAAGATCAAGAACAAGCAAAAGACTTCTGGCTAAATAAAATGGGCTTTGTCCTTAAATTTGAACAACAGATGGGACCCAATGCTAAATGGATTGAAGTGGGACCTAGTGAAGATGAATTTACAACCTTAATCCTATATTCAAAGTCACTTATGGAAAAACAAAATCCTTCCGCAGTTGCGCACCCGTCTATTCTATTCAGCACAACCGATATTGAATCGGCCTATGAAAAAATGAAGCAAAATGGGGTTGAGGTAGAGGAAATGATGAGAATGCCGTATGGTACCATGTTTAAGTTCAATGACCAGGATGGCAATTCATTCATGTTACGAGAAGATAAATAAAGAAAAGGTGCCAGATCCAAAATAGGGGCTTGCACCTTCTTACTTTTACATATTCACGTTCTTATTGGTTACGATATTTTGACAGGCTTTCAGAGTCAGAATGTTAATCATAAACAACAGAACACCAACGACGACCATAATGGAACCGAGGATAATCCCAATTGTGAATCCAGGATTTCGTGTCAAAATCTCAATGAACAATGCTCCCTGCATCACAGGAACACCGAGATTATGTAGCCAGAAATGGCCTTTTGCTAGCTTCGTTTCCGCAGCAGTTGGATAAATCGAATAAATAACCCCAAAGATTGCCATCGATACCCAGCCTAGTAAGTTTAAGTGTGCATGAACAGATGTATATGAAAAATCTTGAATAATTCCCATCGTTAGGCCAAGGCAGACTGCAATAAAAAAATAGACCACTGCAATTTTCAAAAAGCGAATTCCCATTCTTTTCACCTCCCTATTTAGAATTTTCACACGATAATCATATGGTAGGACTTGCGGTATTGTCTATCCTTTTTTGGTAACTTTTTACTAAATATAAAAAAGAATTAGGAGGATAGGTCTATAAAACTAGAAGAAATCATCCATTTAGGGTTTTAAATAAGTTGAAAATCTCTTTTGAATGACATTTAAGAGTTACTTAAGAATTACCTAATAGTTCGTTAAGCTTTATTCCTTATGATTGTTTTCGAAGGTTAACCAAGACCACTTCTTGAACCAAAATAGAAATCATCATAGGGGAGTTTTAATAATGAAGAAAAATGTAGGATATGTATCAGCACTATCTCATCTTTGGATTCAGTGGATCATGTTAGGGAGCATCTTATTGGATACGTTCATGGTGTACCCGAACATCTTCCATGACATCCCGAATTCCTTTGAACTTGGAATGGAATTTATGGCAGTGGCTAGTCCACACACCTATTTCCCACCTTTGGGAGCAGCGAGTATTTTAACCGGGGTTCTAGCACTCATTTTAACGTGGAAAGTAAAGTCAGCCCGTTATTGGATCTTAATGAGCATACTAATGATCGTTTTAGAAGGAGCATCATCCATGATATTTGAATGGCCACGAAATGAAATCATGTTTATTGAAGGTACCGCCATTCATTCAGTTGAATTCCTAAAACAAACAGCACAAGAATTCTTAATCGTTCACGGATTCCGAGTCGCGTTTAATATAATAGGTTCCATCCTAATGTTCGTAGGATTTTTAAAGATTTATAGGGACAGGGGGACAGGTTTACTGTCCCACCAGGGGTAGTTAGTCTAACCTCAACAAGATAATAGACTAGTACCCCCAAGCGTCAATAAATAATAGTTTACTAGGATTCTGCCTCTTTTTAGCCATTACTAGACAACCACCTTTCCAAATTTGTTTGACATGAATAAGGTATTATAAGCAAATTTAGAAAGGAAGTGTGATGATGGCGAAAAAGCGAAATAGAAACGGAAATAAAAACGGAAATAGTAATGGTAATAGAATTAGCCCAGAGCAGCATAGAAGACTGTGTCAGGAATTTGCTAGAATCCTAGATTCCACCCCAGTCGTTATCAACGGAGTATGTACCGCTGTTCGTTCTAGAGAAAACATTCGTCCAACGGTATTAGGACGTGAAGCTGAGTCCTTCATGTTCGTCCCACAAGCTTTTTCATTTGAAAATATCGACAGTCAGGGGAGAGCCTTTAATTTAGGAGAAACAGTAATTCTACAAGATGAAATCAATCCTTTTATCTCCGTTCTAAGAAGAAATGGAATTCTTGTTACAGCTATCCATAACCACTGGTTGTTTGATGATCCTCGCCTCTTTTATGTTCATTGGGAATCGATTGATCGACCGCTAGACTTTGCAAGAAAAACGAGAGAAGCCCTCGATGTACTTACTGATAAAAATGTAGGAACAAGATCGAGAGGAGGTAGGATGTGGGGAAGACCTAACTCAGATAATGGAAGAGCAGCAGAACTTTGCGATCAATTTCATCGGATCCTGGGTGGAGATCAATCCTTTGAAGATGGTGTATGTATGGTCATGCAACCTCGAAACGACATCCGCCCAACAGTTCTAGGTAGACAAGCTAGATCGTTCCTACTCGTTCCACAAATGTTTGCATTCGAATCCTTATCCCGTGACGGCACAGCTTTATGTAGTGGAGAAACTGTTCTACTCGAAGAAGAATTCAATCCACTAGCTACCCAACTACGTAGACGAGGTATCAAAATTACAGCCTTCCACAACCATTGGCTATTCGACGATCCAAAGCTCATGTACATTCACTTTGTAAAGATTGATGATCCCATTCAGTTTGCATTGGATGTGAGGGATTCGTTGAGGGGTTTAGGTGGGACAAGGGGACAGGTTCGCCGTCCCACCCAAGGGAAACGGTAGATGACAATTTAATAAATATCCAAATAAATAACCTCACAACCAAATACAGATTGTGAGGTTTATTTTTCATTTACCCTTTCACTGAAGCCGTCTCATGTATTGGCGGATACAGCTTTCGACCAACCAATGATTGTATGATTAAGAAGACGCCACCAACCGCCCAGTACAATGGAAGAGCTGCAGGCGCATTAAGTGAAATCACCACAATAATGATAGGTGAAATCATTCCCATCAGTTTCATTTGCTTTCTTTGCTCTTCAGGTAAAGTGGATTGCGTAACCTTAGCTTGGAGGAAGTATACAATTCCTGCAATCGCTGTAATCCAAATGTCAGGCTGTCCTAAGTTGAACCAAAGAAACGTATGGGTTGCAATTTCATGGGAACTTCGAATGGCATAATAGAATCCCATCAGAATCGGCATTTGGATTAAAATCGGTAAACATCCCATATTCAAAGGATTGACTCCATGTTTTTGATACAATCCCATTATTTGTTGTTGAAGCTTTAATTGTTCTTCTTTCGTTTCAGCCTTTTTTATCTTTTCTTGAATGTCTTGCATTTCAGGCTTTAACTGCTCCATTTTCACTTTCATCTGCTGCTGTTTTTTATATTGCTTCAACATCAGCGGAAGTAAGATAAGTCGAATCAAAATGGTAATCGCAATGATAGCAAAACCGTAGTTTTCACCAAAAATCCCTGCGGTACCATGAATGGCTTGAGTAAATGGATTAACAAAAACACTATAAAAAAAACCATCTCCACCCTCACTCGTTTGTTGACATGCTGTGAGAGTAATGGTGCTCAGTAAAAAAAATGTAAACAAAATAATCCTTTTTGTCATTCTCAAATCAATTTCCTCCTATTATTTTTTTTATTAAAAATAAAGGGAAGAAATAGAGCCTTCAGCATCCTGATCGGAGAATTGATATTTTTTCGCTGATTTATAAAGCCAAATAATAACGGGCTTTACAATGAGC is part of the Bacillus carboniphilus genome and encodes:
- the yidC gene encoding membrane protein insertase YidC, whose protein sequence is MTKRIILFTFFLLSTITLTACQQTSEGGDGFFYSVFVNPFTQAIHGTAGIFGENYGFAIIAITILIRLILLPLMLKQYKKQQQMKVKMEQLKPEMQDIQEKIKKAETKEEQLKLQQQIMGLYQKHGVNPLNMGCLPILIQMPILMGFYYAIRSSHEIATHTFLWFNLGQPDIWITAIAGIVYFLQAKVTQSTLPEEQRKQMKLMGMISPIIIVVISLNAPAALPLYWAVGGVFLIIQSLVGRKLYPPIHETASVKG
- a CDS encoding VOC family protein, which translates into the protein MINKIGKITVYVQDQEQAKDFWLNKMGFVLKFEQQMGPNAKWIEVGPSEDEFTTLILYSKSLMEKQNPSAVAHPSILFSTTDIESAYEKMKQNGVEVEEMMRMPYGTMFKFNDQDGNSFMLREDK
- a CDS encoding DUF1259 domain-containing protein, coding for MAKKRNRNGNKNGNSNGNRISPEQHRRLCQEFARILDSTPVVINGVCTAVRSRENIRPTVLGREAESFMFVPQAFSFENIDSQGRAFNLGETVILQDEINPFISVLRRNGILVTAIHNHWLFDDPRLFYVHWESIDRPLDFARKTREALDVLTDKNVGTRSRGGRMWGRPNSDNGRAAELCDQFHRILGGDQSFEDGVCMVMQPRNDIRPTVLGRQARSFLLVPQMFAFESLSRDGTALCSGETVLLEEEFNPLATQLRRRGIKITAFHNHWLFDDPKLMYIHFVKIDDPIQFALDVRDSLRGLGGTRGQVRRPTQGKR
- a CDS encoding cytochrome-c oxidase, which produces MGIRFLKIAVVYFFIAVCLGLTMGIIQDFSYTSVHAHLNLLGWVSMAIFGVIYSIYPTAAETKLAKGHFWLHNLGVPVMQGALFIEILTRNPGFTIGIILGSIMVVVGVLLFMINILTLKACQNIVTNKNVNM